One Veillonellaceae bacterium genomic window carries:
- the mnmG gene encoding tRNA uridine-5-carboxymethylaminomethyl(34) synthesis enzyme MnmG, which translates to MFVVDNYDVIVVGAGHAGCEAALAAARLGCRTLLTTLNMDNIAMLPCNPGIGGPAKGHLVREIDALGGQMGINIDKTCIQMRMLNTGKGPAVHAIRAQADKRVYQANMKATVEREPNLAVKQLLVDKIFVSDDGAVTGVEIETGEVYHAKCVILATGTYLGGKVFIGDVVYSGGPNGQRHAEKLTHCLRELGIEIMRFKTGTPARVDRRSLDFSKMLIQPGDDKVHNFSFMSDITTREQQPCWLTYTNERTHEIIRRNLHRAPMYTGAIEGIGPRYCPSIEAKIERFADKTAHQLFLEPEGMDTEEMYVQGMSTSLPIDVQYEFLRTIAGLENVQIMRPGYAIDYDCFNPTQLKPTLEFKQIKGLFSAGQSNGTSGYEEAAAQGLIAGINAALQIKGESPFILTRADAYIGVLIDDLVTKGTSEPYRIMTSRAEYRLILRQDNADLRLTEKGRAIGLVSDERYNRFMAKRQAIEQTLELLKTTSVSPTAEVQEKMLAMGSTELRSGATLYDLLRRTELSYDKLKESFALPDIPSAVKEQVEIAIKYEGYIKKQIEQVERAIKLEQKQIPSNIDYYSIAGLTEEAKEKLTNIQPLSVGQAGRISGVSPADISILLIYLEQFRRREEEA; encoded by the coding sequence GTGTTTGTTGTAGATAATTATGATGTAATTGTAGTCGGTGCCGGTCATGCCGGTTGTGAGGCTGCTTTGGCCGCAGCGCGGCTAGGGTGCCGGACATTACTGACAACGCTCAACATGGATAATATCGCCATGCTGCCCTGCAATCCTGGCATCGGCGGGCCGGCCAAGGGTCATCTGGTACGTGAAATCGACGCGCTGGGCGGCCAGATGGGGATTAATATCGATAAAACCTGTATCCAAATGCGGATGCTAAATACCGGCAAGGGGCCGGCAGTTCATGCCATTAGAGCTCAGGCCGATAAACGGGTTTATCAGGCAAATATGAAAGCTACTGTTGAACGTGAGCCTAATTTGGCGGTAAAGCAGCTGTTGGTTGATAAGATTTTTGTGTCAGACGATGGAGCGGTAACTGGTGTCGAAATTGAAACAGGCGAAGTCTATCATGCAAAATGCGTCATCCTAGCGACCGGGACTTACTTAGGCGGCAAGGTATTTATCGGTGATGTTGTATACAGCGGCGGCCCTAACGGGCAGCGTCATGCCGAAAAACTCACCCATTGTCTGCGTGAGCTAGGGATAGAAATTATGCGCTTTAAAACAGGTACGCCAGCCCGTGTAGACCGGCGTTCGCTTGATTTTTCTAAAATGCTTATCCAACCGGGCGACGATAAGGTGCATAATTTCTCCTTTATGAGCGATATAACTACCCGTGAGCAGCAGCCTTGCTGGCTTACTTATACTAACGAACGAACCCATGAAATCATCCGCAGGAATCTACATCGCGCCCCGATGTATACTGGCGCTATCGAAGGCATAGGACCGCGGTACTGCCCATCAATTGAAGCAAAAATTGAACGGTTCGCCGATAAAACGGCGCATCAGCTATTCCTGGAACCTGAAGGAATGGATACCGAGGAAATGTATGTTCAGGGCATGTCGACAAGTTTGCCGATTGATGTTCAGTATGAGTTCTTGCGAACAATCGCTGGGCTGGAAAATGTTCAGATAATGCGGCCGGGATATGCTATTGATTATGATTGTTTTAACCCGACTCAGCTCAAGCCGACCTTAGAATTCAAACAAATCAAGGGATTATTTTCAGCCGGACAGTCAAACGGTACTTCGGGTTACGAGGAAGCGGCTGCTCAGGGGCTGATTGCCGGTATCAACGCGGCTTTGCAGATTAAAGGGGAAAGTCCGTTTATTTTAACACGTGCTGATGCTTATATTGGTGTTTTGATTGACGACTTAGTAACTAAAGGAACTAGTGAACCTTACCGGATAATGACCTCGCGGGCCGAGTACCGGCTGATCCTGCGGCAGGATAACGCTGATCTGCGGCTTACTGAAAAAGGCCGGGCAATTGGTTTGGTATCGGATGAGCGCTATAACCGATTTATGGCTAAACGTCAGGCTATTGAACAAACGCTTGAACTGCTCAAAACCACGAGTGTATCGCCAACTGCCGAGGTTCAGGAAAAAATGCTGGCGATGGGGTCTACCGAACTTAGATCCGGAGCTACCCTTTATGACCTTTTGCGTCGCACCGAGCTTTCATACGATAAACTAAAAGAAAGCTTTGCTTTGCCGGACATTCCGTCGGCGGTTAAGGAGCAGGTCGAAATCGCTATTAAATATGAAGGGTACATTAAAAAGCAGATTGAGCAGGTTGAAAGAGCCATCAAGCTTGAACAAAAACAAATTCCAAGTAATATTGATTATTATTCTATTGCGGGTTTAACTGAGGAGGCAAAAGAAAAACTGACCAATATCCAGCCCCTCTCTGTTGGACAGGCAGGACGCATATCGGGAGTATCGCCGGCTGATATTTCAATTCTGTTGATTTATCTTGAACAGTTTCGGCGCAGGGAGGAAGAGGCGTGA